From the genome of Syntrophaceae bacterium, one region includes:
- a CDS encoding acyl-CoA dehydrogenase, with protein MDFTFNDEQRMFRDTIYRYCKEEVAPLCEAADREGEFSMEVW; from the coding sequence ATGGATTTCACATTCAACGACGAGCAGCGGATGTTTCGCGATACGATCTACCGTTACTGCAAGGAGGAGGTAGCGCCTCTCTGCGAGGCGGCGGACCGGGAGGGTGAGTTCAGCATGGAGGTATGGA
- a CDS encoding 3-keto-5-aminohexanoate cleavage protein — protein sequence MAKENKKVIITAALTGAATMKNNNPSVPYTIEEFAEEAYKCYQSGAAMVHVHARMDDGQPTHEIDRIQAVHDAIKARCPELLICLSSAVGIYKTPEQRLAQIVAVKPEMASYNTNSMNFSIVDRGTGQIFFDYVFDNTFTMLQDFGKAFESNGVKPEIECYDIGGIDNTLLIAKQGFFTEPMNFNFVWGVVGGQKFRPDVFISMVNAIPATANFTTCAVGNEQFPANVMSCLMGGNMRVGMEDNTRMPDGELAKGSWEQVEWAVKAASSLNRTPATPAEAREMMGIRKA from the coding sequence ATGGCCAAGGAAAACAAGAAGGTCATCATTACCGCGGCCCTCACCGGGGCCGCCACCATGAAGAACAACAACCCCAGCGTTCCCTACACCATTGAGGAGTTCGCCGAAGAGGCGTACAAGTGCTACCAGTCCGGAGCCGCCATGGTCCACGTCCATGCGAGAATGGACGACGGCCAGCCGACCCACGAGATCGACCGGATCCAGGCCGTACATGACGCCATCAAGGCCCGCTGCCCCGAGTTGCTCATCTGCCTCAGCTCCGCCGTCGGCATCTACAAGACGCCGGAACAGCGGCTGGCCCAGATCGTGGCGGTCAAGCCGGAGATGGCCTCATACAACACCAACAGCATGAACTTCAGCATCGTCGACCGCGGCACCGGGCAGATCTTCTTCGACTACGTCTTCGACAACACCTTCACGATGCTCCAGGACTTCGGCAAAGCCTTCGAGTCCAACGGCGTGAAGCCGGAGATCGAGTGCTACGACATCGGCGGCATCGACAATACCCTCCTGATCGCCAAGCAGGGCTTCTTCACGGAGCCCATGAACTTCAACTTCGTCTGGGGCGTCGTCGGCGGCCAGAAGTTCCGTCCCGACGTGTTCATTTCCATGGTCAACGCCATTCCGGCAACGGCCAATTTCACGACCTGCGCCGTGGGCAACGAGCAGTTCCCGGCCAACGTCATGTCCTGCCTCATGGGCGGCAACATGCGGGTCGGCATGGAGGACAACACCCGGATGCCCGACGGCGAGCTGGCCAAGGGCAGCTGGGAGCAGGTCGAGTGGGCCGTGAAGGCCGCTTCGTCCCTGAACCGCACGCCCGCCACGCCGGCGGAAGCCCGGGAGATGATGGGCATCCGCAAGGCTTAA
- a CDS encoding Zn-ribbon domain-containing OB-fold protein, with amino-acid sequence MTCKCEDIKDCFVIEARMALPNQFFVGRIGSKWIIAMRDKKKLTGLKCDKCSITYVPPREHCNKCGARIADNWVDVGSTGELVNYTIVNYNDKHLPRKAPYILGQIKLDGADTPLTHIVADVDPDEVAIGMKVKAVFAEGPVNTLMQLDHFEPV; translated from the coding sequence ATGACATGCAAATGTGAAGACATAAAAGATTGCTTCGTCATCGAGGCCAGGATGGCCCTGCCCAACCAGTTTTTTGTGGGACGGATCGGCTCGAAGTGGATCATCGCCATGAGGGACAAGAAGAAGCTCACGGGCCTCAAGTGCGACAAATGCAGCATCACCTATGTCCCGCCTCGGGAACACTGCAACAAGTGCGGGGCCAGGATCGCCGACAACTGGGTGGACGTGGGATCGACGGGGGAACTCGTCAACTACACCATCGTCAACTACAACGACAAGCATCTTCCCCGGAAAGCGCCGTACATCCTGGGGCAGATCAAGCTGGACGGGGCCGACACGCCGCTCACCCACATCGTGGCCGACGTGGATCCCGATGAAGTTGCCATCGGCATGAAGGTGAAGGCCGTCTTCGCCGAGGGACCCGTCAACACCCTGATGCAGCTGGATCACTTCGAGCCCGTCTGA
- a CDS encoding thiolase family protein → MATKRVAICAVAQHKNEPDLWYRRFQNMLLDVLEDLQEKTGFTYGENGVEMIVSTSDDFFDARTISNNGVTDVIGGQYLAEEKMAQEGLNAIGYANSIILSGHKDLVLIMGHCKESQGESRNMITNCGFDPFYGRATGLDYLNAAGLQAQAYMRKSSLTDDQLAEIVVRSRQWAAKNPYANAREAVPAGKVKASPMLCDPIRQLHAYPVSDGAVGLLLASEERAKEFTDKPVWITGFANCMDTFFFGDRDLTSNFALKKATANACRRAGIQDLKKAADVVEVMDCYAYQQPMWMEGLGFCGDGEGGRFVAEGGPGKYRVNLSGGTLAGNPLIISGLYRAAEATLQLQGGAGDRQVPDAKCAVAHSTNGPAGQFHSVLILEA, encoded by the coding sequence ATGGCCACAAAGCGGGTAGCGATTTGTGCGGTTGCCCAGCACAAGAACGAACCGGATCTCTGGTACAGGCGATTCCAGAACATGCTTCTGGACGTGCTGGAGGACCTCCAGGAGAAGACGGGCTTCACGTACGGGGAAAACGGCGTGGAAATGATCGTCAGCACCTCCGACGATTTCTTCGACGCCCGGACCATCTCGAACAACGGCGTCACGGACGTCATCGGGGGCCAGTACCTGGCGGAAGAGAAAATGGCCCAGGAAGGCCTCAACGCCATCGGCTATGCCAACTCCATCATCCTCTCCGGGCACAAGGACCTTGTCCTGATCATGGGACACTGCAAGGAATCCCAGGGAGAAAGCCGCAACATGATCACGAACTGCGGTTTCGATCCCTTCTACGGCCGCGCCACGGGGCTTGACTACCTGAACGCCGCCGGGCTCCAGGCCCAGGCCTACATGAGGAAGAGCAGCCTCACGGACGACCAGCTCGCCGAGATCGTGGTCCGGAGCCGCCAGTGGGCCGCCAAGAACCCCTATGCCAACGCACGGGAAGCCGTGCCGGCGGGGAAAGTCAAGGCATCCCCCATGCTGTGCGATCCCATCCGCCAGCTTCATGCCTATCCCGTCTCCGACGGAGCCGTTGGGCTGCTCCTGGCCTCGGAGGAGCGGGCAAAGGAATTCACCGACAAGCCCGTCTGGATCACGGGCTTCGCCAACTGCATGGATACCTTCTTCTTCGGGGACCGGGATCTGACCAGCAACTTCGCCCTCAAGAAAGCCACCGCGAACGCCTGCCGGAGGGCCGGCATCCAGGATCTGAAAAAGGCCGCCGACGTAGTCGAGGTCATGGACTGCTACGCCTACCAGCAGCCCATGTGGATGGAAGGATTGGGATTCTGCGGAGACGGAGAAGGCGGACGCTTCGTCGCGGAAGGTGGTCCCGGGAAGTACCGGGTAAACCTCTCCGGCGGTACCCTGGCAGGGAACCCGCTGATCATTTCCGGTCTCTATCGGGCCGCCGAGGCGACCCTCCAGCTTCAGGGCGGCGCGGGAGACCGCCAGGTTCCTGACGCGAAGTGCGCCGTGGCCCACTCGACAAACGGGCCCGCCGGCCAGTTCCACTCCGTTCTCATTCTTGAAGCGTAA
- a CDS encoding TetR/AcrR family transcriptional regulator, with translation MEKVASEKIIVEAALKVFSTKGFAEARMADIAKEANLSYGLIYHYFENKEKLFDAIVENWWKTFYDELEMLKKSTAATKEKLVDIIKFMMNAYTATPSQMSIFVAEVSRGFIYHSSPRGKDKFRKLFNLCEDIIREGQTRGTLRADIQSNYLTYVFLGAIDTFLSVMILGNETLSKAREKRIIESLTSVFLHGAEAEAEH, from the coding sequence ATGGAAAAAGTAGCCAGTGAAAAAATCATCGTCGAAGCGGCCCTGAAGGTCTTCAGCACGAAAGGCTTCGCCGAAGCCCGCATGGCCGATATTGCCAAAGAAGCCAACCTCTCGTACGGACTCATCTATCACTATTTCGAAAACAAGGAAAAACTTTTCGATGCCATTGTCGAGAACTGGTGGAAGACCTTTTACGACGAGCTGGAAATGCTCAAGAAGAGCACCGCGGCCACCAAGGAAAAACTCGTGGACATCATCAAGTTCATGATGAACGCGTATACCGCAACACCGAGCCAGATGTCCATTTTTGTGGCCGAGGTCTCCCGGGGATTCATCTATCACTCGAGCCCTCGGGGCAAGGACAAATTCCGGAAACTCTTCAACCTCTGTGAAGACATCATCCGCGAAGGCCAGACCCGGGGAACCCTGCGAGCCGATATCCAGTCCAACTACCTGACCTATGTATTTCTCGGCGCCATCGACACGTTCCTGTCGGTCATGATCCTGGGCAATGAAACGCTGAGCAAGGCCAGGGAGAAGCGGATCATCGAAAGCCTCACCTCCGTTTTTCTTCATGGGGCGGAGGCGGAAGCAGAGCATTAG
- a CDS encoding DUF2845 domain-containing protein — protein sequence MKKMMTILVVAMLFFCFGNEASAFRCNQGKGLVSSGDSKARVRIECGKPDSVEKVKSVTRGRFLGGEDPNTGRSRGGIYAEETLAVEKWYYNCGDNDFLYVLTFEGDVMIAEETAGRGNGPSRCTF from the coding sequence ATGAAAAAGATGATGACGATCCTGGTCGTGGCGATGCTTTTTTTCTGTTTCGGAAACGAGGCTTCCGCATTCCGGTGCAATCAGGGCAAGGGGCTTGTCAGCAGCGGCGACAGCAAGGCACGCGTCCGGATCGAATGCGGAAAACCCGACAGCGTCGAGAAGGTGAAGTCCGTCACAAGGGGCCGCTTTCTGGGAGGCGAGGACCCGAACACCGGCAGGAGCCGGGGCGGAATCTATGCCGAAGAAACGCTGGCCGTCGAGAAATGGTACTACAACTGCGGGGATAACGATTTTCTGTATGTTCTGACCTTCGAGGGAGACGTCATGATCGCGGAGGAGACGGCCGGCCGGGGGAACGGTCCTTCCCGATGCACGTTCTGA
- a CDS encoding TolC family protein produces MKKRIAHVLFAVFCMFLLVPAPAHPGEAIRPGETLDLKRCIAIALERHPSILGAAGGLRASESRVGQARAGYYPQISASAEYDRTAVGGTSSRTSGTVYDNYATGLSVNQTLFDFFKTSTQVKIQRLGADSSRADLEQAVSQVAYDVKKAYYGILQARRLRDANAETVASYQQHLAQAKKFFEVGVKPKFDVTKAEVDLSNARLNLLKAENALNLARLTLGNAMGLTGAPPFDVQDILAFQPYSASLDEALKKGYEQRPDLRSVRSKREAAESSIDLAKKGYFPVLTGSAGYGWSGEDLPLERGWNVGATLSVPLFSGLSTKYQTDEARANLEVLKANEDLVRQTAHLEIQQALLNLQEARDRIAVAELEVRQAAENLELARGRYGAGVGSPIEVTDAMLADLNAKTAHTTALYDYRLAQAGLEKATGEK; encoded by the coding sequence ATGAAGAAACGGATTGCTCATGTATTGTTTGCGGTTTTCTGCATGTTTCTGCTTGTCCCGGCGCCGGCGCATCCGGGGGAGGCGATCCGTCCCGGCGAGACGCTGGACCTGAAGCGCTGCATCGCCATCGCTCTGGAACGCCACCCGAGCATCCTCGGCGCAGCCGGCGGCCTGAGGGCCAGCGAGAGCCGGGTCGGCCAGGCCCGGGCGGGCTACTATCCGCAGATCAGCGCTTCGGCAGAGTACGACCGCACCGCCGTCGGCGGTACCTCGTCCAGGACGAGCGGAACCGTCTATGATAATTATGCCACCGGTCTCAGCGTCAACCAGACCCTTTTCGATTTCTTCAAGACGTCCACCCAGGTAAAAATCCAGCGTCTCGGGGCGGACTCCTCCCGCGCAGACCTGGAGCAGGCGGTGAGCCAGGTCGCCTACGACGTCAAGAAGGCCTATTACGGGATTCTTCAGGCCCGGCGTCTCAGGGACGCCAACGCGGAAACGGTGGCTTCCTATCAGCAGCATCTGGCGCAGGCGAAGAAATTCTTCGAGGTCGGTGTAAAGCCGAAGTTCGACGTGACCAAGGCGGAGGTCGATCTGAGCAATGCCCGCCTGAACCTGCTGAAGGCGGAGAACGCCCTGAACCTGGCCCGCCTGACCCTCGGAAACGCCATGGGACTAACGGGCGCGCCTCCCTTCGATGTGCAGGACATCCTGGCCTTTCAGCCCTATTCGGCCTCGCTCGACGAGGCGCTGAAGAAAGGGTATGAGCAAAGGCCCGACCTGAGGTCGGTCCGGTCGAAGCGGGAGGCGGCGGAGTCCTCCATCGACCTGGCGAAGAAAGGATACTTCCCCGTCCTGACCGGGAGCGCCGGCTATGGATGGTCCGGCGAGGATCTTCCTCTCGAACGGGGTTGGAACGTCGGCGCGACCCTGTCGGTTCCGCTGTTCAGCGGTCTCTCCACAAAATACCAGACCGACGAGGCCCGGGCGAACCTGGAAGTCCTGAAGGCGAATGAGGACCTGGTCCGCCAGACCGCTCATCTGGAAATTCAACAGGCCCTGCTGAACCTTCAGGAGGCCCGCGACCGCATCGCCGTGGCGGAGCTGGAAGTACGGCAGGCCGCCGAAAACCTTGAACTGGCCCGGGGACGCTACGGCGCGGGCGTAGGCAGTCCCATCGAAGTGACCGACGCCATGCTGGCGGATCTCAACGCCAAGACGGCCCATACGACGGCCCTTTACGATTACCGGCTTGCCCAGGCAGGCCTGGAGAAGGCAACCGGGGAGAAATGA
- a CDS encoding efflux RND transporter periplasmic adaptor subunit, protein MDRKKIFVVAGIAVLVAVAAAWFFLHGNNGPSFKTAKAVRGELQAAVTATGTVNAVTTVLVGTQVSGTIKQLYVDYNSPVKKGQVLAQIDPVSFQAQVDQARANLRLAEANVEKADAAARDAKRTFERNKTLFASNFIARSDLDTAETNASANAASLNAARAQVQQSRAALTLADTNLRNTRILSPVDGTVISRSIDVGQTVAASFQTPTLFNIAQDLTRMQIDTNVDEADIGKVKVGHPVTFTVDAYPESPFQGEVSEIRNAPITVQNVVTYDVVVKVANPDLKLKPGMTANVSIIIDRRTAALKVPNAALRFRPADREGKGAASTAARTKEGKEGREAGRGQAVWVLEGRTPKRIAVAAGISDGQVTEIVSGDLKEGQDVIVEAAGAGNSKQQQQMSPRFFR, encoded by the coding sequence ATGGACAGAAAAAAGATCTTCGTTGTTGCCGGCATCGCCGTCCTCGTTGCGGTGGCGGCCGCCTGGTTCTTTCTTCACGGGAACAACGGCCCCTCCTTCAAGACGGCCAAGGCCGTCCGGGGAGAACTCCAGGCCGCCGTAACCGCCACGGGCACGGTCAATGCCGTTACCACCGTGCTGGTGGGGACCCAGGTATCCGGGACGATCAAGCAACTCTACGTGGATTACAACTCGCCGGTGAAGAAGGGGCAGGTCCTCGCCCAGATCGACCCGGTTTCCTTCCAGGCCCAGGTGGATCAGGCAAGGGCGAATCTCCGGCTGGCGGAAGCGAACGTGGAAAAGGCCGATGCGGCCGCCCGGGACGCCAAACGGACCTTCGAGCGCAACAAGACCCTTTTCGCGTCGAACTTCATCGCCCGGAGCGATCTGGACACGGCCGAGACAAACGCCTCGGCGAACGCCGCCTCGCTCAACGCCGCCCGGGCCCAGGTCCAGCAGAGCAGGGCGGCCCTGACCCTGGCGGACACCAACCTCCGCAACACGCGGATCCTCTCCCCCGTGGACGGCACCGTCATCTCCCGGAGCATCGATGTCGGCCAGACCGTGGCAGCGAGCTTCCAGACACCCACGCTTTTCAACATTGCCCAGGACCTGACCCGGATGCAGATCGATACGAACGTGGACGAGGCGGACATCGGAAAGGTCAAAGTCGGACATCCCGTGACGTTCACCGTCGACGCCTATCCGGAATCCCCCTTCCAGGGCGAGGTCTCGGAAATCCGCAACGCACCCATCACGGTACAGAACGTGGTGACCTACGACGTGGTGGTCAAGGTGGCCAATCCGGATCTGAAGCTCAAGCCGGGCATGACCGCCAACGTGTCCATCATCATCGACCGCCGGACGGCGGCCCTGAAGGTGCCCAACGCAGCCCTCCGTTTCCGGCCCGCAGACAGGGAGGGCAAGGGGGCGGCATCGACGGCTGCCCGGACAAAGGAAGGAAAAGAGGGCCGGGAAGCGGGCCGGGGGCAGGCGGTCTGGGTTCTGGAGGGCAGGACGCCGAAGCGGATCGCCGTCGCCGCCGGGATCAGCGACGGGCAGGTCACGGAAATCGTCTCGGGGGATCTGAAGGAAGGGCAGGATGTGATCGTCGAGGCCGCGGGCGCCGGTAACAGCAAGCAGCAACAGCAGATGAGCCCGAGGTTTTTCCGGTGA
- a CDS encoding ABC transporter ATP-binding protein — protein sequence MKIYDVGDSPVHALDGVSITIDRGEFVAVMGPSGSGKSTFMNVIGCLDWPTSGEYRFDGMDVSRLGPDELAEIRNRKIGFVFQGFNLLSRSTALENAELPMLYSSIPAGERKRRALDSLRLLGLEGREHHRPNQLSGGQQQRVAIARALVNDAPIVFADEPTGNLDAKTSVEIMELFVRLNRESGITMVVVTHDPDVAAFSRRIIRFLDGRVVSDVAA from the coding sequence ATGAAGATCTACGACGTGGGGGACAGTCCCGTCCACGCACTGGACGGCGTCTCCATCACGATCGACCGGGGGGAGTTCGTGGCCGTCATGGGGCCATCCGGGTCCGGCAAGTCCACCTTCATGAACGTCATTGGGTGCCTCGACTGGCCCACCAGCGGCGAATACCGCTTCGACGGGATGGACGTGAGCCGCCTCGGTCCGGACGAGCTGGCGGAGATCCGGAACCGGAAGATCGGTTTCGTCTTCCAGGGATTCAACCTGCTCTCCCGCTCGACGGCGCTGGAGAACGCCGAGCTGCCGATGCTCTACAGCTCCATCCCCGCCGGAGAGCGGAAAAGACGGGCCCTGGATTCCCTCCGGCTGCTCGGCCTGGAGGGGCGGGAGCACCACCGGCCCAATCAGCTCTCCGGCGGGCAGCAGCAGCGCGTGGCCATCGCCCGGGCCCTGGTGAACGACGCCCCCATCGTCTTTGCCGACGAGCCGACAGGAAACCTGGATGCCAAAACGAGCGTTGAGATCATGGAGCTCTTCGTCCGGCTCAACCGCGAATCGGGCATCACCATGGTGGTGGTGACCCACGATCCCGACGTTGCCGCCTTCAGCCGGCGGATCATCCGTTTTCTGGACGGCCGCGTGGTCAGCGATGTGGCGGCTTAG
- a CDS encoding FtsX-like permease family protein, producing MRSSLTMLGIIIGVGAVIAMLAVGTGASRKISQQIASIGSNLIIVIPGSMTQGGVRLGAGAQSTLNREDAEAIGRECPAVQAVSAELRRAAQVVYGNQNWATAIQGLEPGALEVRDWGLVDGRNFSEQDVRNATKVCLLGQTVADNLFGSMDPVGQIVRIRKIPFVVIGVLDRKGQSPIGQDQDDVVFIPITTALKKVFGMYHGGTIGSIMVKAVSTEALPEAERQVTELLRQRHRIGPGRDDDFTVRNLTSMLQVAEQSTKVMTLLLGAIASVSLLVGGIGIMNIMLVSVTERTREIGIRMAVGAKARDIRLQFIIEALTLSLIGGIAGILLGVTVSGILSALAGWSTEVSILSIFLAFGFSALVGIFFGFYPAYKASLLHPIDALRHE from the coding sequence ATGCGGTCCTCCCTGACCATGCTGGGGATCATCATCGGCGTGGGAGCCGTCATTGCCATGCTGGCGGTGGGCACCGGGGCGAGCCGGAAAATTTCCCAGCAGATCGCCTCCATCGGGAGCAACCTGATCATTGTAATCCCCGGGAGCATGACCCAGGGAGGAGTGCGCCTGGGAGCGGGGGCCCAATCCACCCTGAACCGGGAGGATGCCGAGGCGATCGGCAGGGAATGCCCGGCTGTACAGGCCGTCTCTGCGGAGCTACGCCGGGCTGCCCAGGTGGTCTACGGAAACCAGAACTGGGCCACGGCGATCCAGGGCCTGGAGCCCGGTGCCCTGGAGGTTCGGGACTGGGGCCTCGTGGACGGGCGGAACTTCTCGGAGCAGGATGTCCGGAACGCCACGAAGGTCTGTCTCCTGGGGCAGACGGTGGCGGACAACCTGTTCGGGAGCATGGACCCCGTCGGCCAGATCGTCCGGATCCGGAAAATCCCCTTTGTGGTGATCGGGGTCCTGGACCGGAAGGGACAGTCGCCCATCGGGCAGGACCAGGACGATGTGGTGTTCATCCCCATCACGACGGCCCTGAAGAAGGTCTTCGGCATGTATCATGGCGGCACGATCGGCTCCATCATGGTGAAGGCCGTCAGCACCGAGGCCCTTCCCGAGGCGGAGCGGCAGGTGACGGAGCTTCTCCGGCAGCGCCACCGGATCGGCCCGGGCCGGGACGACGACTTCACGGTTCGGAACCTGACGTCCATGCTCCAGGTGGCGGAGCAGTCCACGAAGGTGATGACCCTTCTCCTGGGGGCCATCGCCTCGGTGTCGCTCCTGGTGGGCGGCATCGGCATCATGAACATCATGCTCGTCTCGGTCACGGAGCGCACCCGGGAGATCGGCATCCGCATGGCCGTGGGCGCCAAGGCCCGGGACATCCGGCTCCAGTTCATCATCGAGGCCCTGACCCTCTCGCTCATCGGAGGTATCGCCGGCATCCTCCTGGGGGTTACCGTATCAGGAATCCTGTCGGCGCTGGCCGGCTGGTCAACCGAGGTCTCCATTCTCTCGATCTTCCTGGCCTTCGGTTTTTCAGCCCTCGTGGGGATCTTCTTCGGCTTCTACCCTGCCTACAAGGCCTCGCTCCTTCATCCCATCGACGCCCTGCGGCACGAATAG
- a CDS encoding peptide-binding protein → MKTSRILICVSLLLVLAAACSRPEEDARRKGAVDAPPAYGDILVDGSIGDASNLIPILASDSASHDISGLVFNGLVKYDKDMNVVGDLAESWDVSKDGLVITFHLRKGVRWHDGRPFTAEDVLFTYRLTIDPKTPTAYAGDFLKVKKAEVLDPQTFRVTYDRPFAPALMSWGASVLPRHLLEGKDIKSTPLARKPVGTGPYLFKEWVTGQKLVLASNPDYFEGRPYLDGYIMRIIPDTATMFLELRAGGIDRMGLTPLQYTRQTESPLFQRDFNKYRYLSFSYTYVGYNLLNPLFADKRVRQAIAYAVDKEEIIRGVLLGLGREATGPYKPGTWAYNPNVRKYPYDPQKARDLLAEAGWRDTDGDGVLDRDGKPFVFEILSNQGNEVRAKCAEIIQRRLAEVGIRVKIRIVEWAAFVNDFINKRKFDATILGWTIPLDPDVYDVWHSSRTGPQELNFISYRNPEVDALIEKGRGTFDQKERKKAYDRLQEILADEQPYLFLYVPDALPIVSARVRGIEPAPLGITYNFIKWYVPKEEQKLVMVR, encoded by the coding sequence ATGAAGACCTCCCGGATCCTGATTTGCGTTTCCCTCCTGCTCGTGCTGGCAGCTGCCTGCTCGCGACCGGAAGAGGACGCGCGACGGAAGGGCGCCGTCGACGCCCCGCCCGCCTACGGCGACATCCTGGTGGACGGCTCCATCGGCGACGCCAGCAACCTCATCCCGATCCTCGCCTCCGACAGCGCCTCCCACGATATATCGGGCCTCGTCTTCAACGGCCTCGTCAAGTACGACAAGGACATGAACGTGGTCGGCGACCTGGCCGAGTCCTGGGACGTCTCGAAGGACGGGCTGGTCATCACCTTCCACCTGCGGAAGGGCGTCCGCTGGCACGACGGGCGGCCCTTCACGGCGGAGGACGTGCTCTTCACCTACCGCCTCACCATCGATCCGAAGACACCCACGGCCTACGCGGGGGACTTCCTGAAGGTGAAAAAGGCGGAGGTCCTGGACCCGCAAACCTTCCGGGTCACCTACGACAGGCCCTTCGCGCCGGCCCTCATGAGCTGGGGCGCCTCGGTCCTGCCGAGGCACCTCCTGGAGGGGAAGGACATCAAGTCCACTCCGCTGGCCCGGAAGCCCGTGGGGACGGGGCCTTATCTCTTCAAGGAGTGGGTGACGGGACAGAAGCTCGTCCTGGCCTCGAATCCCGACTATTTCGAAGGCCGGCCGTACCTGGACGGCTACATCATGCGGATCATTCCCGACACAGCCACCATGTTCCTGGAACTGCGGGCCGGGGGGATCGACCGGATGGGCCTCACGCCCCTCCAGTACACCCGGCAGACGGAGAGCCCCCTGTTCCAACGGGATTTCAACAAGTACCGCTATCTCTCCTTCTCCTACACCTACGTGGGCTACAACCTGCTGAACCCCCTGTTCGCCGACAAACGGGTCCGCCAGGCCATCGCCTATGCCGTGGACAAGGAGGAGATCATCCGCGGAGTTCTTCTGGGGCTGGGGCGGGAAGCGACGGGGCCTTACAAGCCGGGGACCTGGGCCTACAATCCCAACGTCCGGAAGTATCCCTATGATCCGCAGAAAGCCCGGGACCTCCTGGCCGAGGCGGGCTGGCGGGACACCGACGGGGACGGCGTCCTGGACCGGGACGGGAAGCCCTTCGTCTTCGAGATCCTGTCGAACCAGGGCAACGAGGTGCGGGCCAAGTGCGCCGAGATCATCCAGCGCCGCCTGGCGGAGGTGGGTATCCGCGTGAAGATCCGGATCGTCGAATGGGCCGCTTTCGTGAACGACTTCATCAACAAGCGCAAGTTCGACGCCACCATCCTGGGCTGGACGATTCCGCTGGATCCGGACGTCTACGACGTGTGGCACTCTTCCAGGACGGGGCCCCAGGAGCTGAACTTCATCTCCTACCGGAATCCGGAGGTGGACGCCCTCATCGAGAAGGGCAGGGGGACCTTTGACCAGAAAGAGCGCAAGAAGGCCTACGACCGCCTCCAGGAGATCCTGGCGGACGAGCAGCCCTACCTGTTCCTCTATGTCCCCGACGCCCTGCCCATCGTCTCCGCCCGGGTCCGCGGCATCGAGCCGGCACCGCTCGGGATCACCTACAACTTCATCAAGTGGTACGTTCCGAAGGAGGAACAGAAGCTCGTGATGGTCCGGTGA
- a CDS encoding MBL fold metallo-hydrolase, translating into MKVTDGVHAFLWQSYSENNCNAYLLEGEKKILVDPGHRHLLAHVDQGLKELGLSREGIDAVLITHAHPDHLEAIGEFSPPALFAMNQREYELFNQYAAGYMTLPEPDFFLAEGDLEIGDIRLEVILAPGHSPASVCLYWPEKKVLITGDVVFDQGIGRTDMPGGSGKALMQSIRRIAALDVEYLLTGHGGIIAGRDAVRKNFAGIEKNWFPYLR; encoded by the coding sequence ATGAAAGTAACCGACGGCGTCCACGCCTTCCTGTGGCAGAGCTACTCGGAAAACAACTGCAACGCCTATCTGCTCGAGGGGGAGAAGAAAATCCTCGTGGATCCGGGCCATCGGCACCTGCTGGCTCACGTGGACCAGGGATTGAAGGAACTTGGGCTTTCCCGCGAGGGGATCGACGCCGTGCTGATCACCCATGCCCACCCGGATCATCTGGAGGCGATCGGCGAATTCTCTCCGCCGGCTCTCTTTGCCATGAATCAGCGGGAATATGAGCTCTTCAACCAGTACGCCGCGGGTTACATGACCCTTCCGGAGCCTGATTTCTTTCTTGCGGAGGGGGATCTCGAGATCGGGGACATCCGGCTCGAGGTCATCCTGGCGCCGGGACACTCGCCCGCCTCGGTGTGCCTCTACTGGCCGGAAAAGAAGGTGCTCATTACGGGGGACGTGGTCTTCGACCAGGGAATCGGAAGGACCGACATGCCCGGGGGAAGCGGGAAGGCGTTGATGCAGAGCATCCGCCGCATCGCCGCCCTGGACGTGGAATACCTCCTGACGGGCCACGGCGGGATCATTGCGGGCCGCGACGCCGTCAGGAAAAACTTCGCCGGGATCGAGAAGAACTGGTTTCCCTATCTTCGCTGA